The Pangasianodon hypophthalmus isolate fPanHyp1 chromosome 13, fPanHyp1.pri, whole genome shotgun sequence genome includes a window with the following:
- the emp2 gene encoding epithelial membrane protein 2: MLVILAFIILFHIISAILLFISTIHNAWWITTEGNVYTDLWYICNKTCEEIPKSAHREAGYLQTVQAAMILATILCCVDFFVFILQLFRLKQGERFVFTAIIQLLSSLCVMIAASVYTAQRTSFQSSNVQNGNYGYSFVLAWVAFPMTFISGLMYLVLRKRK; this comes from the exons ATGTTGGTGATTTTGGCTTTCATCATCCTCTTTCACATTATTTCGGCAATACTGCTTTTCATATCAACTATCCACAAT GCTTGGTGGATTACAACAGAAGGGAACGTCTACACTGATCTTTGGTACATCTGCAACAAGACTTGTGAAGAGATTCCAAAGAGTGCACACAGAGAAGCAG GTTATCTTCAGACCGTGCAAGCTGCCATGATTCTAGCCACGATCCTGTGCTGCGTGGACTTCTTCGTCTTCATCCTTCAGCTTTTCCGTTTGAAGCAGGGCGAGAGATTTGTCTTCACGGCCATCATTCAACTCTTGTCTT CACTGTGTGTGATGATCGCCGCGTCCGTTTACACGGCTCAGCGGACGAGTTTCCAGAGCTCGAACGTACAGAACGGGAACTACGGCTACTCCTTCGTGCTCGCCTGGGTGGCCTTCCCCATGACGTTTATCAGCGGCCTCATGTATTTAGTGCTGCGCAAGCGCAAGTAG